A section of the Candidatus Omnitrophota bacterium genome encodes:
- a CDS encoding N-6 DNA methylase: MDFKVTYEREKYLDFFQNQFLPEDFESCDESIESQFKPQHISKVTKIGQVPSLDLNIYEIKHHSENDPRVSLSRDSFRILAQYGVRRALAIFTSSSSSNYRLSLITIDLKLEGRRVQKEYSNPRRYSFFLGPDTKTHTPEEYLMKQGRIKNFEDLKNRFSIEVVNKDFYMKIAILFTQLAGGKRKIGRKSIDAGRGLLDLPGTSDDTLDKEFTVRLIGRLVFCWFLKRKQSDRNISLLPEELLSVNAVLKNKGYYHGILEPLFFEVLNTPAKDRDKKYQESTWSQIPFLNGGLFTPHHHDFYDPGLLGISKYINVLKIPDHWIKELFDVFETYNFTIDENTSVDVELSIEPEMLGRIFENLLAEINPETGETARKATGSYYTPRPIVEYMVSESLKQYLLTKTKLEENKITRLLTYEDVELKLTSSEKESILNALDVIKIIDPACGSGAFPMGILQKMLVILQKIDPESEWWLDKMLSRIGNKTLERKLKVENVSYIHKLGIIQNAIFGVDIQPIAVEISKLRFFLSLIVDETVNDSKKNRGIEPLPNLEFKFVCTNSLIGLPKKGTQQTLFEADEDIKSLRDLRDGYLRSYGSEKRKVEKRFLELQRKMAKHALGWALFGGEKSQTMKLSQWNPFSEEPCSWFDPDWMFGIKDGFDIVIANPPYIKEYVNRNAFKGFRSSLYYQGKMDIWYMFVCKSLDITRDGTGLVTFIAQNNWVTSYGASKMRNKVIKDAQILNLIDFGAFKIFESGIQTMVMVFRKNTDLDSYSFDYRRLLGNDLEFDDAIFLINKEDNPKSEYLTPTITRINFIDKTLTFSSSDIEPILEKLSLKANFRFNDKEVANGIHHHHDRVNKNREEILGGQYKVGDGIFVLSNEEKERISFTKKELGLIKPSYTTKELLRWYGNSTNKEWVIYTDSSFKNKKQIENYLNIKRHLDRFRKVITSDNKPYGLHRARDEYFFRGEKIIAARKCARPTFTYVDFDSYVSATFYVIKTERVDQQFLTGLLNSKLITFWLRHRGKMQGTNYQIDKEPIINLPILKADKNGQNAIRNIVAKIIDILKSKGSNEKQAKVKEYERQIDQMVYKLYGLTSEEMKIVEGQYDKKN, from the coding sequence ATGGATTTTAAAGTTACTTATGAACGAGAGAAATATCTAGATTTTTTCCAAAATCAATTCCTGCCTGAAGATTTTGAAAGTTGCGATGAGAGTATCGAATCTCAATTTAAACCCCAGCATATAAGCAAAGTCACCAAGATTGGTCAAGTTCCATCCCTCGATTTAAATATATACGAAATTAAGCATCATTCTGAGAATGATCCTCGCGTTTCACTTTCAAGAGATTCCTTTCGCATACTGGCACAATACGGGGTAAGAAGAGCACTAGCAATCTTTACGTCTTCAAGTTCATCTAATTATCGTTTATCTCTTATTACTATTGATTTAAAATTGGAAGGTAGGCGAGTTCAAAAGGAATATTCTAATCCCCGCCGATACTCTTTCTTTTTAGGTCCTGATACAAAAACACACACTCCAGAAGAGTATCTTATGAAACAGGGTCGAATAAAAAATTTTGAAGATTTAAAGAACCGTTTCTCAATCGAGGTAGTAAATAAAGATTTCTACATGAAAATCGCGATTCTTTTTACTCAACTGGCTGGCGGTAAGCGCAAAATTGGACGTAAATCAATTGACGCTGGTAGAGGCCTATTGGACTTGCCTGGAACTAGTGATGATACTTTAGACAAAGAGTTTACTGTGAGGCTTATTGGTAGACTTGTTTTTTGCTGGTTTTTAAAGAGAAAACAGTCAGATAGGAATATTTCCCTTTTACCCGAAGAACTTCTTTCAGTAAATGCAGTTTTGAAAAATAAAGGCTATTACCATGGTATCCTGGAACCTTTATTTTTTGAAGTGCTTAATACTCCGGCAAAAGATCGCGATAAGAAATATCAAGAATCGACATGGTCACAAATTCCCTTCTTAAACGGTGGTCTTTTTACACCGCATCATCATGATTTTTATGATCCGGGGCTTCTAGGGATTTCAAAGTATATAAACGTCCTCAAAATTCCTGACCATTGGATAAAAGAGTTATTTGATGTTTTTGAAACTTATAACTTTACTATAGACGAAAATACTTCTGTTGATGTGGAGCTTTCCATTGAACCTGAAATGCTCGGACGTATCTTTGAAAATTTGCTTGCAGAGATTAATCCGGAAACCGGTGAGACAGCACGTAAGGCAACCGGCAGTTATTATACTCCACGACCCATTGTTGAATATATGGTGAGCGAGAGTTTAAAACAGTATCTTTTAACTAAGACAAAGCTTGAAGAAAATAAAATCACGCGTTTGCTTACCTATGAGGACGTTGAATTGAAGCTTACCAGCTCAGAGAAAGAATCTATCCTTAATGCTCTTGATGTTATTAAAATCATTGATCCTGCTTGCGGTAGTGGCGCTTTTCCAATGGGGATATTACAGAAGATGCTTGTTATTCTCCAAAAGATTGATCCAGAATCTGAATGGTGGCTCGATAAAATGCTTTCGCGTATCGGCAACAAAACTTTAGAGAGAAAATTAAAAGTAGAAAATGTTAGCTATATTCATAAGTTAGGCATAATTCAAAACGCTATTTTTGGTGTAGATATCCAACCGATAGCTGTAGAGATTTCGAAGTTGAGGTTTTTCTTGTCGCTTATTGTAGACGAAACAGTAAATGATTCAAAGAAAAACCGTGGCATAGAGCCATTGCCTAATCTTGAGTTTAAATTTGTTTGCACTAATAGCTTGATAGGGCTTCCTAAAAAAGGTACCCAGCAGACACTTTTCGAAGCTGATGAAGATATTAAATCATTAAGGGATCTTAGAGACGGATATTTAAGAAGCTATGGCAGCGAGAAGAGGAAAGTAGAGAAAAGATTCCTTGAGCTACAAAGAAAAATGGCAAAGCATGCTTTAGGTTGGGCTCTTTTTGGGGGGGAAAAATCACAGACAATGAAGCTATCACAGTGGAATCCATTCTCAGAAGAACCTTGCTCATGGTTTGATCCAGATTGGATGTTTGGGATAAAGGATGGATTTGATATTGTGATTGCCAATCCCCCATACATTAAAGAGTATGTTAACAGAAATGCATTCAAGGGATTTAGAAGCTCGCTTTATTATCAAGGCAAAATGGATATTTGGTATATGTTTGTTTGTAAGAGTTTAGACATAACAAGAGACGGCACAGGTTTAGTTACTTTTATCGCACAAAATAATTGGGTCACTAGTTATGGCGCCTCAAAGATGAGGAATAAAGTTATAAAAGATGCTCAAATTTTGAACTTGATTGATTTTGGTGCTTTTAAGATATTCGAGTCTGGCATACAAACTATGGTTATGGTGTTTAGGAAAAATACTGATTTGGATAGTTACTCATTTGATTACAGGCGACTTCTTGGGAATGATCTTGAATTCGATGATGCTATTTTTCTTATTAATAAGGAAGATAATCCTAAGTCAGAATACTTAACTCCTACGATTACAAGGATCAATTTTATAGATAAAACATTAACATTCAGCAGTTCTGATATTGAACCGATACTTGAAAAATTATCATTAAAAGCAAATTTTCGATTTAACGATAAGGAAGTTGCAAACGGCATACACCATCATCACGATCGCGTGAATAAAAACCGCGAGGAAATTTTAGGTGGTCAATATAAGGTTGGGGATGGAATTTTCGTTCTAAGCAACGAAGAAAAGGAGCGAATTTCATTCACAAAAAAAGAGTTAGGCTTAATAAAGCCTTCCTATACCACAAAAGAATTGCTACGATGGTATGGAAATTCTACAAATAAAGAATGGGTTATCTACACGGATTCGAGTTTTAAAAATAAGAAACAAATTGAGAATTATTTGAATATTAAAAGACATCTTGATCGTTTTAGGAAAGTTATTACTTCAGACAATAAGCCCTACGGTCTTCATAGAGCTCGAGATGAATATTTTTTTAGAGGAGAGAAAATTATAGCTGCAAGGAAATGTGCAAGGCCGACTTTCACCTATGTCGATTTTGATAGTTATGTTTCTGCAACATTTTATGTGATCAAAACTGAAAGAGTTGACCAGCAATTTCTAACAGGTCTTTTAAATTCTAAACTGATTACTTTCTGGCTAAGACACAGAGGAAAAATGCAAGGCACTAATTATCAGATTGACAAGGAACCTATTATTAATCTCCCCATTTTGAAAGCCGATAAAAACGGTCAAAATGCAATCCGAAATATTGTTGCCAAAATCATCGATATTTTAAAATCAAAAGGCAGCAATGAGAAACAAGCCAAAGTCAAAGAATACGAACGCCAAATCGACCAGATGGTTTATAAGCTTTATGGTTTAACATCAGAAGAAATGAAAATTGT